The following proteins are encoded in a genomic region of Sneathiella marina:
- the hydA gene encoding dihydropyrimidinase translates to MSTLIRGGTVVTSEMTYRADVYCEDGLIKAIGKDLEVPSGAEVVDAGGQYVMPGGIDPHTHMQLPFMGTVASEDFETGTAAAAAGGTTQIIDFVIPDPEEPLMEAYQKWRGWAEKSVADYSFHVAVTWWDDTVHRDMGILAEQEGINSFKHFMAYKNAIMVSDEMMIASFSRCRELGAMATVHAENGEMVYHLQQEMLKKGITGPEGHPQSRPPEVEGEAANRAIRTAQVLQTPIYVVHVSCKESLEAITRARQEGQRVFGECLAGHLLIDDSVYYNDDFEFAAAHVMSPPFRPKDHQRALWRGLQSGNLQTTATDHCCFCAPQKAAGRDDFTLIPNGTSGVEDRMSVLWHHGVNTGKLTINEFVKITSTNAAQIFNIHPRKGSITIGADADIVVWDPEKTRTISAKTHFQNVDFNIFENMETRGNPSHTISQGNVVFKDGQLNVVKGAGRYIKRPTFNTHFAALEKRRAETAPRKVNRAAQAAE, encoded by the coding sequence ATGTCAACTCTGATACGAGGTGGAACGGTCGTTACCTCAGAAATGACTTATCGGGCAGATGTCTATTGTGAAGATGGGCTCATCAAAGCCATCGGTAAGGATCTTGAAGTCCCGTCCGGCGCCGAAGTTGTTGATGCCGGCGGACAGTATGTCATGCCCGGTGGCATCGACCCCCATACCCACATGCAGCTACCGTTCATGGGCACCGTGGCCTCAGAGGATTTTGAGACCGGCACCGCCGCCGCAGCCGCAGGAGGTACGACGCAAATTATCGATTTTGTCATCCCTGACCCGGAAGAACCCCTGATGGAGGCCTATCAGAAATGGCGTGGCTGGGCTGAAAAATCCGTGGCAGATTACAGCTTTCATGTGGCCGTTACCTGGTGGGATGACACGGTCCACCGGGATATGGGAATTCTGGCTGAGCAAGAAGGCATCAATTCCTTCAAGCATTTCATGGCCTACAAGAATGCCATCATGGTATCCGACGAGATGATGATTGCCAGTTTCTCCCGTTGCCGGGAATTGGGGGCCATGGCCACCGTTCATGCGGAAAATGGCGAGATGGTCTATCACCTGCAGCAGGAAATGCTGAAAAAAGGCATTACGGGTCCGGAGGGGCATCCGCAGTCCCGCCCGCCTGAAGTGGAAGGCGAAGCAGCGAACCGTGCTATTCGGACCGCCCAGGTTCTGCAAACGCCAATTTATGTAGTGCATGTGTCGTGCAAGGAATCACTCGAAGCCATCACGCGTGCCCGTCAGGAAGGTCAACGGGTTTTCGGCGAATGTCTTGCGGGGCATCTGCTGATAGATGACAGTGTTTACTATAATGATGATTTTGAGTTTGCCGCCGCCCATGTCATGAGCCCGCCGTTCCGTCCCAAGGACCATCAGCGGGCCTTATGGCGCGGATTGCAATCGGGTAACCTTCAAACGACGGCAACGGATCATTGTTGTTTCTGCGCACCGCAAAAAGCAGCCGGCCGGGATGATTTCACCCTTATTCCCAACGGCACCTCCGGGGTTGAGGATCGCATGTCCGTTCTCTGGCATCACGGCGTCAATACGGGCAAACTGACCATCAATGAATTCGTGAAAATCACCTCTACCAATGCGGCGCAGATTTTCAACATTCATCCGCGCAAAGGATCAATCACGATTGGTGCAGACGCGGATATTGTTGTCTGGGACCCTGAAAAAACCCGGACGATATCGGCCAAAACCCATTTTCAGAATGTGGATTTCAATATCTTCGAAAATATGGAAACCCGCGGCAATCCAAGCCATACAATCAGTCAGGGCAATGTTGTGTTTAAAGATGGCCAGTTGAATGTGGTCAAAGGGGCCGGTCGTTATATCAAGCGTCCGACCTTCAATACTCATTTTGCCGCGCTTGAAAAACGCCGGGCGGAAACAGCTCCCAGAAAAGTTAATCGTGCGGCCCAAGCCGCTGAGTAA
- a CDS encoding ureidoglycolate lyase: MDHSATAKSPNFLNPDIPANLPLLDVPVVVATDESLKGYGCLVSDYENFEIEIVTWPLTGRRRVDEGTGNQGGTAEGIFEFWWEGDVLWGRNNAIHDTYVLGWCCDPSEADSKNTESERDQVLLWHANYHPDGGQLFYSLDGTPFMVPLALPGDNVSPEDFVSFYCDGTQALYIHPNIWHEGVFPIGDKGQFFDKQGKVHGRVSANFAEEFGTLLRVPLKAP; this comes from the coding sequence ATGGATCACTCGGCAACCGCTAAATCTCCCAATTTTCTAAATCCGGACATTCCCGCCAACCTGCCGTTGCTGGATGTGCCTGTGGTCGTCGCCACCGACGAAAGCCTGAAAGGATATGGCTGTCTGGTGTCGGATTATGAGAATTTTGAAATTGAAATTGTCACCTGGCCGCTCACCGGACGCCGGCGGGTAGATGAGGGGACCGGCAATCAGGGGGGTACCGCCGAAGGCATTTTCGAATTTTGGTGGGAAGGGGATGTTTTATGGGGCCGTAATAATGCCATTCACGATACCTATGTGCTTGGCTGGTGTTGTGATCCGAGCGAGGCTGATTCCAAAAACACCGAAAGCGAACGGGATCAAGTCCTGCTCTGGCATGCCAATTATCATCCGGATGGCGGGCAACTATTCTATTCATTGGATGGAACGCCCTTCATGGTGCCTCTTGCGCTGCCAGGAGATAATGTAAGCCCCGAAGATTTTGTCAGCTTCTATTGTGATGGAACGCAAGCCCTGTATATCCACCCTAATATCTGGCATGAAGGTGTCTTTCCCATTGGCGATAAAGGACAGTTTTTCGACAAGCAGGGAAAAGTACATGGCCGTGTTTCCGCCAATTTCGCGGAAGAATTCGGTACCTTGTTACGGGTTCCCCTTAAAGCGCCATAG
- a CDS encoding TetR family transcriptional regulator, whose protein sequence is MAYLAKEERRETIFKAVLDVVAQKGFGGITARGVAAELGAATGIIHHHFDSLTELKCSSLLYAAQQDLEANDLLVAQYPIGEALIRVLDWRKVPNSTSISRIWISAADEATRSAEFDTVYGKAVNDFHAQLSGYIRDGLKSGALKSKMDPDVLAWKLVALSASLSDFLASDHIAVTGDQVSQIILQELHACLGIQI, encoded by the coding sequence TTGGCTTATTTAGCAAAAGAAGAACGTCGTGAAACCATTTTCAAGGCTGTTCTTGATGTCGTCGCACAAAAGGGATTCGGCGGTATAACAGCGCGCGGTGTGGCAGCTGAACTTGGTGCCGCGACCGGCATCATTCACCATCATTTCGACTCCTTGACTGAACTGAAATGCTCATCCCTGCTCTATGCCGCGCAGCAGGATCTTGAAGCCAATGACTTGCTTGTGGCGCAATATCCCATTGGCGAAGCCTTGATACGGGTTCTCGACTGGCGCAAGGTGCCGAACAGCACCAGTATCTCCCGCATTTGGATCAGCGCCGCCGATGAGGCAACACGCTCAGCGGAATTTGATACTGTTTATGGCAAAGCGGTAAATGATTTTCACGCACAATTATCGGGATATATACGCGACGGCCTTAAATCCGGCGCCTTGAAATCCAAAATGGATCCCGATGTTCTCGCCTGGAAACTTGTAGCCTTATCCGCCAGTCTGTCGGACTTTCTGGCGTCTGATCATATCGCTGTTACCGGTGATCAGGTCAGTCAGATTATCCTACAGGAACTGCACGCTTGCCTGGGAATACAGATCTGA
- a CDS encoding MATE family efflux transporter codes for MSVVSAEQKMITGTPINEFFRFVFPSVFGMLAISSAVIVDGIFIGNFVGADALASVNLVMPLLALIYGLMIMMTVGSSVIAGKYLGEKNVPAASDVFSKTGITVLLMSLVSVLVMFVFPEMIARGLGAMGTTVSLSAEYLRVLAWFYPVLAVVVLLSQFARVDGRPSFSLYGMIGITVSNIGLDALLVGWLGWGLFGAALATGLAYVTGAAVILVHFLGSKAVLKFVRPRGSWSVIPRAAINGFSEFLNETSAGIVLFILNWILMIHVGASGVAAFTIVNYVFFIGLLVFYGVAEGIVPLISVNFGARQAQRISTFLFMGIGFNLFVGGLIAATMLIWSGELVGVFLNADETDIQLLAVSIIAIVWPMFLFNGANIAVSTYFTGMHCAKQSAMIAMARSLVLPVTLIYLFWQQFGYMGAFYALPIAEALALLLSIMLFRSRTPHTMVRATA; via the coding sequence ATGTCAGTCGTGAGCGCTGAGCAAAAAATGATCACGGGCACACCGATAAACGAGTTTTTTCGGTTCGTTTTCCCGTCGGTTTTCGGCATGCTCGCAATTTCCTCTGCAGTAATTGTCGATGGTATCTTTATCGGTAATTTCGTTGGAGCGGATGCGCTTGCATCCGTCAACCTCGTTATGCCGCTACTGGCCTTGATTTACGGGCTCATGATTATGATGACGGTTGGATCCTCGGTGATTGCCGGAAAATATTTGGGCGAGAAAAACGTACCGGCTGCATCGGATGTTTTTTCCAAAACCGGCATAACTGTCTTATTGATGTCCCTTGTAAGCGTCCTCGTGATGTTCGTATTTCCTGAGATGATCGCGCGTGGGCTAGGAGCTATGGGAACGACTGTTTCTTTAAGTGCAGAATATCTAAGAGTTCTCGCCTGGTTTTATCCAGTTTTGGCTGTGGTAGTGCTATTGAGCCAATTTGCCCGCGTTGATGGCCGGCCGAGCTTTTCACTTTATGGGATGATTGGTATTACGGTATCCAATATCGGGCTCGATGCGCTTTTGGTTGGATGGCTTGGATGGGGCTTGTTTGGTGCCGCCCTTGCCACGGGATTGGCATATGTCACGGGTGCTGCTGTGATCCTAGTTCATTTCCTGGGATCAAAGGCTGTCCTTAAATTCGTCCGTCCGCGGGGATCATGGTCCGTCATTCCGCGCGCCGCGATCAATGGATTTTCGGAGTTTCTGAATGAAACCTCTGCCGGTATTGTGCTGTTTATCCTGAACTGGATACTAATGATCCATGTGGGCGCATCCGGTGTCGCCGCGTTTACGATTGTCAATTATGTGTTTTTCATTGGTCTTCTGGTTTTCTACGGGGTGGCTGAAGGCATTGTGCCCTTGATCAGCGTCAATTTTGGCGCGCGTCAAGCACAGCGGATATCCACGTTCCTGTTTATGGGGATCGGGTTTAACTTGTTCGTTGGCGGGCTGATCGCCGCGACAATGCTGATTTGGTCCGGTGAGTTGGTCGGTGTCTTCCTGAACGCCGATGAAACGGATATACAGCTGCTTGCCGTCAGCATTATTGCAATCGTCTGGCCGATGTTCCTGTTCAACGGCGCAAATATTGCTGTGTCCACGTACTTCACAGGCATGCATTGCGCAAAGCAATCAGCGATGATTGCTATGGCACGGTCACTTGTGCTGCCGGTTACCCTGATTTACCTGTTCTGGCAGCAATTTGGCTATATGGGGGCGTTCTACGCCCTGCCCATTGCCGAAGCGCTTGCTTTGTTGCTGAGCATTATGCTGTTCCGCTCCCGCACACCCCACACTATGGTCCGTGCCACCGCTTAA
- a CDS encoding crotonase/enoyl-CoA hydratase family protein — protein sequence MTDALLYEQDEGVVTLTINRPEERNALSDDVIFDAFIDAAKRINTDNSVRCVILTGAGKAFSAGGNVKHMRDKEGMFAGSPAELRESYRQGIQKIPLAFYNLEVPTIAAVNGAAVGAGFDLTCMCDIRIAAESARFAESFVKLGIIPGDGGAWFLPRVIGRSRAAEMTFTGEMIDSATALDWGLVSRVVPNEKLMDTARDLARRIAVNPPHSLRMAKKLLREGEHMRLDSLLEMSAAYQALSHHAKDHGEAIDAFFEKRDGNFKGE from the coding sequence ATGACTGATGCACTTTTATACGAACAAGATGAGGGCGTTGTAACCCTCACGATCAATCGGCCAGAGGAGCGTAACGCCCTGTCCGATGATGTCATTTTCGATGCGTTTATTGACGCGGCGAAGCGGATCAATACAGATAATTCAGTCCGCTGCGTTATTCTGACCGGTGCCGGAAAAGCTTTTTCCGCTGGCGGGAATGTCAAGCATATGCGGGACAAGGAGGGGATGTTCGCGGGCTCTCCGGCGGAGTTGCGGGAATCCTACCGTCAGGGCATTCAGAAAATCCCCCTGGCCTTCTATAATCTGGAAGTCCCGACAATCGCCGCCGTCAATGGCGCGGCGGTAGGGGCGGGATTTGATCTCACCTGCATGTGCGATATCCGTATTGCAGCTGAATCTGCTCGATTTGCGGAAAGTTTCGTTAAGCTGGGAATTATCCCAGGGGATGGCGGAGCCTGGTTCCTGCCACGGGTGATCGGGCGCAGTCGCGCAGCCGAAATGACTTTTACCGGTGAAATGATCGATAGTGCCACGGCCCTCGACTGGGGACTTGTATCGCGCGTTGTGCCGAACGAAAAACTGATGGACACCGCTCGCGACCTGGCACGGCGCATTGCCGTTAATCCACCGCATTCGCTCCGTATGGCAAAGAAACTACTGCGCGAAGGGGAGCATATGCGCCTGGACAGCCTGCTGGAAATGTCCGCTGCCTATCAGGCACTCTCCCATCACGCGAAAGATCATGGCGAAGCCATTGATGCCTTTTTTGAGAAACGCGATGGAAACTTCAAAGGTGAGTGA
- a CDS encoding DUF2846 domain-containing protein, translated as MRIVFVCLAFALLVGCTASGPLFTEKGQQVTPIAGESRVFVYRVDTIIGSGGSVKFLDDGVDKGSINVGGYITYTAKPGYHALLTETPGIDKLFHLEMAAGEVYYLRIDYNPGTWTGTFTTNVIPETTALPQLKLTRYQGK; from the coding sequence ATGCGGATAGTATTCGTTTGCCTCGCGTTTGCGTTGTTGGTTGGCTGTACAGCTTCAGGCCCTCTATTTACTGAAAAAGGGCAGCAAGTTACGCCGATTGCCGGTGAAAGCCGGGTATTTGTGTATCGAGTTGATACGATCATCGGATCTGGCGGGTCTGTTAAATTTTTGGACGACGGAGTGGATAAAGGATCCATAAATGTCGGTGGCTATATTACTTACACGGCGAAACCCGGATATCATGCACTTCTTACGGAAACGCCGGGTATTGATAAGCTCTTTCACTTAGAAATGGCGGCTGGTGAGGTTTATTACTTAAGAATAGATTATAACCCGGGTACATGGACCGGTACTTTCACAACAAATGTCATCCCGGAAACCACAGCTTTGCCGCAACTTAAATTAACTAGGTATCAGGGCAAATAG
- a CDS encoding nitrilase-related carbon-nitrogen hydrolase: MTMLRAGLIQMGLKGNTDMHPDEIRDMMVAAHIPYIEEAGDKGVQVLCFQEVFNQPYFCPSQDSKWYAATESIPDGPTIKLMQEYARKYSMVIVVPMYELEKTGIYYNTCAVIDADGSYLGKYRKTHIPQVSGFWEKFFFRPGNSGWPVFDTAYCKLGVYICYDRHFPEGWRALALNGAEYIVNPSATVKGVSQYLWELEQPASAVANGCYIGAVNRIGSEAPWNIGEFYGSSYVVNPRGEIIAQASEDKDELVVTDMDMDMVKEIRDNWQFFRDRRPEMYGDLSDVGKS; this comes from the coding sequence ATGACGATGTTACGGGCAGGGCTGATACAAATGGGCCTCAAGGGTAATACGGATATGCATCCTGATGAAATTCGCGACATGATGGTCGCCGCCCATATTCCCTATATTGAAGAAGCCGGCGATAAGGGGGTGCAGGTCCTCTGTTTTCAGGAAGTGTTTAACCAGCCGTATTTCTGTCCCTCCCAGGACAGTAAATGGTACGCCGCGACCGAGAGTATTCCTGATGGTCCCACCATCAAGCTGATGCAGGAATATGCCAGAAAATACAGCATGGTGATTGTGGTTCCCATGTATGAGCTGGAAAAAACCGGGATCTACTACAACACCTGCGCCGTAATAGATGCCGACGGCAGTTATCTTGGCAAGTACCGGAAAACCCATATCCCGCAAGTTTCGGGTTTCTGGGAAAAATTCTTTTTCCGTCCGGGAAATTCCGGCTGGCCGGTGTTTGACACGGCTTATTGCAAACTCGGAGTCTATATTTGCTATGACCGACATTTCCCCGAAGGTTGGCGTGCGTTGGCGCTGAATGGGGCGGAGTATATCGTTAATCCATCGGCGACTGTGAAAGGGGTCAGCCAGTATTTATGGGAGCTGGAACAACCAGCCTCGGCCGTGGCGAATGGCTGCTATATTGGCGCGGTCAACCGGATTGGTTCGGAAGCACCGTGGAATATCGGCGAGTTTTACGGATCGTCCTATGTGGTCAATCCGCGCGGCGAAATTATTGCCCAGGCGTCGGAAGATAAGGACGAGCTGGTCGTGACGGATATGGATATGGATATGGTCAAGGAAATCCGCGATAACTGGCAATTTTTCCGCGACCGCAGACCCGAAATGTATGGAGATCTGTCAGACGTTGGCAAGAGCTAG
- a CDS encoding alpha/beta hydrolase: MTVKFKFRKRAHHVFLAMMLVVLSSACTPVVQQAGESRVDPELTATTLTTFDDKELPVKIWEATEGTRAVIIAVHGINDYSNAFAFPGSWWSTQGITTIAYDQRGFGATPETGVWPGQDLMVRDLASLVEQAKQKYPTVPIYLLGESMGGAVVMTAVGDPEFPEVSGAILSAPAVWGWQSLNIFYKTVLWTAAHTFPETKLTGRGLGVQASDNISVLRNLGADPLFIKATRIDAIYGLVDLMDNAYEAADDLLPPILLLYGEKDELVPKSSVDAMAARLPEDVDIVLYENGWHMLMRDLQGPVVWRDIADWIFERNISSGNKINGLPLFPKNE; the protein is encoded by the coding sequence ATGACGGTTAAATTTAAATTCCGAAAACGGGCCCATCATGTCTTTTTGGCGATGATGCTTGTTGTTCTCAGTTCCGCCTGCACCCCTGTCGTACAGCAGGCCGGGGAGTCGCGGGTAGATCCCGAGCTGACCGCTACGACTTTGACGACTTTCGATGATAAGGAATTACCGGTAAAGATCTGGGAAGCGACGGAAGGAACCCGGGCAGTGATCATTGCTGTTCATGGCATTAATGATTACAGCAATGCCTTCGCTTTTCCCGGAAGCTGGTGGTCGACGCAGGGCATAACAACAATTGCCTATGATCAGCGAGGATTTGGCGCAACTCCCGAGACTGGAGTTTGGCCCGGACAGGACCTTATGGTGCGGGACCTGGCCAGTCTTGTCGAGCAAGCCAAGCAGAAATACCCGACCGTACCGATTTACCTGCTGGGTGAAAGCATGGGGGGTGCAGTTGTCATGACTGCTGTCGGCGACCCGGAGTTCCCCGAGGTCTCTGGGGCAATCCTGTCTGCACCAGCCGTATGGGGATGGCAATCGCTTAATATTTTCTACAAAACAGTTCTATGGACAGCAGCCCATACCTTTCCTGAGACAAAATTGACGGGCAGGGGACTTGGTGTACAGGCATCGGATAACATATCCGTCTTGCGCAATCTGGGGGCGGATCCTTTGTTTATAAAGGCAACCCGTATTGACGCGATTTACGGCCTCGTCGATTTGATGGATAATGCCTATGAAGCGGCAGACGATCTGTTGCCACCCATTTTACTGCTATACGGGGAAAAAGACGAGCTTGTCCCGAAATCATCGGTGGACGCCATGGCCGCACGTTTGCCTGAGGATGTTGACATTGTGCTGTATGAGAACGGCTGGCATATGCTTATGCGGGATTTACAAGGGCCCGTGGTATGGCGTGATATTGCCGATTGGATTTTCGAGCGGAATATATCCTCTGGAAACAAAATCAACGGCCTGCCGCTTTTTCCTAAGAACGAATAA
- a CDS encoding DMT family transporter, whose product MTRQGPRPDKTAQGIVIILASVCMMSFNDAMVKLISSDLTVWQVFFARSLFAIPVLLLICKVSKVSLFLKAPKWVVFRSFLLILSWIVFYASLPVLSLSVAAVAMYTNPIFTTLLSALLIGEPVLKRQWIGVFLGFLGVLVILKPGTDAFSWFTLLPLLGAALYSFAMILTRSKCQEEAPLNLALNLHVAFLVTGLLVSAVLYLAGLDMATKDSFPFLFGDWFSMALEHWALMAFLGLLSAVFFVGVARAYQIAPPSIIGTFDYGYLVSAVIWGLVFFTEKPDLLTIIGMVLITIAGLLVAISKGVNQHQERDAL is encoded by the coding sequence ATGACGCGGCAGGGACCGCGACCAGATAAAACCGCGCAAGGCATCGTCATTATTCTGGCATCGGTTTGCATGATGTCGTTCAACGATGCCATGGTAAAACTGATCAGCTCAGATCTTACTGTCTGGCAGGTGTTTTTCGCCCGGTCCTTGTTCGCCATTCCGGTTCTACTCCTGATTTGCAAGGTGAGCAAAGTCAGCCTCTTCCTGAAGGCCCCAAAATGGGTTGTCTTCAGAAGTTTTCTGTTAATCCTGTCCTGGATCGTTTTTTATGCGTCTTTACCAGTTCTGAGTTTGTCCGTCGCCGCAGTTGCCATGTATACGAACCCCATATTTACAACGCTTTTATCCGCATTACTAATCGGTGAGCCGGTCCTTAAGCGTCAATGGATTGGTGTCTTTTTGGGTTTTCTGGGAGTGCTTGTGATATTGAAGCCCGGAACCGACGCCTTTTCATGGTTCACGCTGCTGCCCCTGCTGGGTGCCGCTTTATATTCATTCGCCATGATCCTGACCCGCAGTAAATGTCAGGAGGAGGCGCCGCTTAACCTTGCCCTCAATCTGCATGTGGCGTTTCTTGTAACGGGTCTGCTGGTCAGCGCCGTTCTGTATCTTGCCGGACTTGATATGGCGACAAAGGATTCTTTTCCCTTCTTGTTCGGGGACTGGTTTTCCATGGCGCTAGAGCATTGGGCGTTAATGGCGTTTCTCGGGTTACTCTCTGCCGTGTTTTTTGTCGGTGTCGCCCGGGCCTATCAAATCGCGCCACCTTCCATCATCGGGACCTTTGACTATGGTTATCTTGTATCCGCCGTAATCTGGGGTCTGGTGTTCTTCACGGAAAAGCCGGATCTGCTGACAATCATCGGCATGGTTTTGATTACAATCGCGGGCCTGCTGGTCGCGATTTCAAAGGGTGTCAACCAGCATCAAGAACGGGACGCATTGTAA
- a CDS encoding DUF2846 domain-containing protein codes for MRFISIVLAFVLLVGCTTSGKKFSETADKLPVSSDKSRVVVYRSTQNALSDDSMSVLDNGKEMGTLNIGEVGIYDTDPGDHIIYTDETGEKGRKAHISMKPGEIYYVKFTVYDNYYLRMVSAVFISDEMTEKNALRDIQVLREQAKE; via the coding sequence ATGCGTTTTATATCCATTGTTTTGGCATTTGTTTTATTGGTTGGGTGCACGACTTCTGGCAAGAAATTCTCGGAGACAGCTGATAAACTGCCTGTTTCTTCAGATAAAAGCCGCGTTGTCGTTTACCGTTCCACGCAGAACGCCTTGTCGGATGACAGCATGTCTGTTTTGGATAATGGGAAGGAGATGGGGACTTTGAATATCGGCGAGGTTGGTATTTACGATACGGATCCCGGCGACCATATAATTTATACAGATGAAACGGGTGAAAAAGGCAGGAAAGCCCATATTTCCATGAAACCCGGCGAAATATATTATGTAAAATTTACGGTTTATGACAATTACTATCTTCGTATGGTATCCGCCGTGTTTATTTCTGATGAAATGACCGAAAAGAATGCCTTGCGGGATATACAGGTTTTACGCGAGCAAGCGAAAGAATAG
- a CDS encoding DMT family transporter — protein sequence MSAPTTAAPSSYKGIFLFCTAIFLFVVMDTIVKVATESYPPMQVVWARNFFHTVLMTLFMVPSQGLRLIQTNRPKLQIIRSMLLLCATISFFTAIKYVPLADAGAVGSTAPLFVILFSVLILKEKISYRRWGAVIVGFLGAMVILRPGMTEVHPALFLVICTAIFYALYQIMTRFLSGIDNPATTLFYTSLVGTVLMSAAMPFFWVAPDLQGWLILIVIGLIGGVSHFIMIKAFDFTTASTAAPFQYVQLIWMAIFGYAVFGDFPDGLTIVGALIIVCSGLYILYRERQLGKA from the coding sequence ATGTCTGCGCCGACGACTGCTGCCCCAAGTTCCTATAAAGGGATCTTCCTGTTTTGTACGGCCATCTTCCTGTTCGTGGTGATGGACACGATTGTCAAGGTCGCGACAGAATCCTACCCACCCATGCAAGTTGTCTGGGCGCGGAATTTCTTTCACACCGTATTGATGACCCTGTTCATGGTTCCCTCGCAGGGCCTCAGGCTCATCCAAACCAATCGGCCCAAACTCCAGATTATCCGCTCCATGTTACTGCTCTGCGCGACCATCAGCTTTTTCACAGCGATAAAATACGTGCCATTGGCCGATGCCGGCGCTGTCGGTTCGACGGCGCCGCTTTTTGTTATCCTGTTTTCAGTTCTTATTCTGAAGGAAAAAATAAGCTACCGTCGCTGGGGGGCTGTAATTGTGGGATTTCTGGGAGCGATGGTTATTCTCCGGCCCGGCATGACCGAGGTCCACCCGGCCCTGTTTCTGGTGATCTGCACCGCCATTTTTTACGCGCTGTACCAGATCATGACCCGGTTTCTGTCCGGCATCGACAATCCGGCAACAACGCTTTTCTATACGTCGCTTGTCGGGACTGTTTTAATGAGTGCTGCCATGCCGTTTTTCTGGGTCGCCCCCGACCTGCAAGGATGGCTGATCCTCATAGTTATTGGCCTGATTGGCGGCGTTAGTCACTTTATCATGATCAAGGCTTTTGACTTCACCACAGCGTCAACCGCTGCACCGTTCCAGTATGTGCAGTTGATCTGGATGGCGATTTTCGGCTATGCCGTGTTCGGCGACTTCCCCGACGGCCTGACCATTGTCGGCGCGCTGATCATTGTCTGTAGCGGCCTGTATATCCTCTATCGGGAGCGGCAGTTGGGCAAAGCGTGA
- a CDS encoding uracil-DNA glycosylase family protein, whose amino-acid sequence MTSALDQILKDIRACRICEASLPLGPRPVLIADAEAPILIAGQAPGTKVHASGIPWDDPSGDRLREWLGVDKETFYNPKNFAIIPQGFCYPGRLEKGGDSPPRPECAQTWHPNLIPLLPNVKLTLAVGQYAHKYHLGPRRKKTLTATVQAYEEFAPDLLPLPHPSWRVTGWMKKNPWYETEIVPILQAETRRLLNL is encoded by the coding sequence GTGACCAGTGCCCTGGATCAGATTTTAAAGGACATCCGCGCCTGCCGGATTTGCGAGGCGTCACTACCACTGGGGCCAAGACCGGTCCTGATTGCCGACGCCGAAGCACCCATCCTGATTGCCGGACAGGCCCCGGGTACCAAAGTCCATGCGTCGGGTATCCCCTGGGATGATCCGTCGGGAGACCGGCTGCGTGAATGGCTGGGTGTGGATAAGGAGACTTTTTACAATCCCAAGAATTTCGCCATAATTCCACAAGGTTTTTGTTATCCGGGACGCCTTGAAAAAGGTGGCGACAGCCCACCGCGACCGGAATGCGCACAAACCTGGCACCCCAACCTGATTCCTTTATTGCCGAACGTGAAACTGACCCTGGCCGTTGGCCAATATGCCCATAAATACCATTTGGGTCCGCGCCGGAAGAAAACCCTGACGGCGACGGTTCAGGCGTATGAGGAATTCGCCCCCGATTTACTCCCGCTCCCGCATCCGAGTTGGCGGGTGACCGGCTGGATGAAGAAGAACCCCTGGTATGAAACCGAGATCGTCCCGATCCTGCAAGCCGAAACACGGCGTTTGTTAAATCTGTGA